TTCGGTGTACCCTGAACTACACAAGTGGGGGCGTGTTGTGAAGTGTgtcatgattggttgactggacGAGGAGGTGTGTTTTGGATAGGTGAGTTTTtcgcggtaaagccgccatttcttttttacttttcactgctgagagCGCGACGATTTTCCCCCCCAAACGTTTTGGAAAtggaaggatttaaaaaaaccgATAGGTGGACGGACGAAGAAGTGCAGGCTCTCCTGAGCATTTACggggacgaggagacccaacgaCAATTTGAAAGTGCCACAAGAAACGATAAAGTCTATCAATTGATAACCGCGAAGCTAGAAGAGCTTagcattttccacacacaaagGCAGGTAAGGGAAAAACTCAAGAAACTCAAACAGGACTATAAaaaactcaaggaccacaacagCCGAAGcggaaatgaccgcaaaattaataaatggtacGAAAGACTGGACGTcattctcggccaccggatgggGTGTACAACCGGTAAAACAAAGGACTCTGCAATTGCAATGCTGGAAGTTATGTGCGAGGACACGGCAGTGGGCGAGGATTCCTCAACAACAGACACGCTAACACACcaaggtaagacagaattgcctcatgaacatttgtatttatatattcgtTTAGGTCGCTGCGCGGTCTTAACgtggcttttacaccgcgctagcaCTAAGTTGTTAGCGTAGCATGGCTTAAGCTTGGCAAAGGCACGCATCCAGCTCCGAACCTATGTAATGttgtgaaa
This genomic window from Festucalex cinctus isolate MCC-2025b chromosome 20, RoL_Fcin_1.0, whole genome shotgun sequence contains:
- the LOC144009145 gene encoding uncharacterized protein LOC144009145, which produces MEGFKKTDRWTDEEVQALLSIYGDEETQRQFESATRNDKVYQLITAKLEELSIFHTQRQVREKLKKLKQDYKKLKDHNSRSGNDRKINKWYERLDVILGHRMGCTTGKTKDSAIAMLEVMCEDTAVGEDSSTTDTLTHQAGPSLSFSVPSDVSLSSPVPVEALEGISEDGPSTSGSCAPLSTSTSNDEVSEHSRLRAESAELFLSLLPCSPVQLDLLCALLYVMMPP